In the Paramormyrops kingsleyae isolate MSU_618 chromosome 6, PKINGS_0.4, whole genome shotgun sequence genome, one interval contains:
- the rps6kb1a gene encoding ribosomal protein S6 kinase beta-1 isoform X2 yields MKVLKKAMIVRNAKDTAHTKAERNILEEVKHPFIVDLIYAFQTGGKLYLILEYLSGGELFMQLEREGIFMEDTACFYLAEISMALGHLHQKGIIYRDLKPENIMLNNHGHVKLTDFGLCKESIHDDTVTHTFCGTIEYMAPEILMRSGHNRAVDWWSLGALMYDMLTGAPPFTGENRKKTIDKILKCKLNLPPYLTQEARDLLKKLLKRNASSRLGAGPGDATEVQAHPFFRHINWEELLARKVEPPFKPFLQSADDVSQFDSKFTSQTPVDSPDDSTLSESANQVFLGFTYVAPSVLENVKEKFSFEPKVRSPRRFLGSPRTPVSPVKFAGADCWPRGPPLPVAPSLQSPTELAMEVSTVEQMDVTASAEASAPLPIRQPAGTNPGPFKKQAYPMISKRPEHLRMNL; encoded by the exons ATGAAAGTCCTTAAAAAG GCAATGATCGTCCGCAACGCGAAGGACACGGCACACACCAAAGCCGAGCGCAACATCTTGGAGGAGGTCAAGCATCCATTCATCGTCGATCTCATTTACGCCTTCCAGACCGGGGGCAAGCTGTACCTCATCCTGGAGTACCTCAGCG GGGGAGAGCTATTTATGCAACTAGAGAGAGAAGGGATTTTCATGGAGGACACGGCCTG CTTTTATCTAGCAGAGATCTCCATGGCTCTGGGACACTTGCATCAAAAAGGGATCATCTACAGGGACCTCAAACCGGAGAACATCATGCTTAACAACCATG GTCACGTGAAGCTGACCGATTTCGGCCTGTGTAAAGAATCGATCCACGATGACACAGTCACTCACACGTTCTGTGGTACCATAGAATATAT GGCCCCGGAGATCCTGATGAGAAGTGGCCACAACCGCGCCGTGGACTGGTGGAGTCTGGGAGCTCTGATGTACGATATGCTGACCGGCGCG CCACCCTTCACTGGCGAGAACCGGAAGAAAACCATAGATAAAATTCTGAAGTGCAAACTGAACCTTCCACCCTACCTCACACAAGAAGCCAGGGACCTTCTCAAAAAG CTGCTCAAAAGGAACGCCTCGTCACGCCTGGGGGCCGGACCAGGAGACGCCACTGAAGTGCAG GCTCATCCTTTCTTCCGACACATCAACTGGGAAGAGCTCCTCGCCCGCAAAGTGGAGCCTCCTTTCAAACCCTTCCTG CAATCCGCCGACGACGTGAGCCAGTTTGACTCCAAGTTCACGAGCCAGACGCCAGTGGATAGTCCGGACGATTCGACGCTCAGTGAGAGTGCCAATCAAGTCTTCCTG GGTTTTACGTACGTGGCTCCATCCGTGTTGGAGAATGTCAAGGAGAAATTCTCTTTCGAGCCAAAAGTTCGATCACCTCGACGGTTTCTGGGAAGCCCAAGAACACCAGTGAG CCCTGTGAAGTTTGCTGGTGCAGACTGCTGGCCCCGGGGCCCACCGCTGCCCGTGGCCCCATCCCTCCAGTCCCCCACAGAGCTGGCCATGGAGGTGTCCACAGTGGAGCAGATGGACGTGACGGCCAGTGCGGAGGCCTCGGCCCCCCTGCCTATCCGGCAGCCAGCTGGCACCAACCCAGGGCCTTTCAAGAAGCAGGCCTACCCCATGATCTCCAAGAGGCCTGAGCACCTGAGGATGAATCTTTGA
- the rps6kb1a gene encoding ribosomal protein S6 kinase beta-1 isoform X1: MAGVFDIDLDQPEENVSDDEIEDGAQNSEFMDQCNSFEFNMDGCEKFEISEDSVNKGTEQIRPECFELLRVLGKGGYGKVFQVRKVSGATSGKIFAMKVLKKAMIVRNAKDTAHTKAERNILEEVKHPFIVDLIYAFQTGGKLYLILEYLSGGELFMQLEREGIFMEDTACFYLAEISMALGHLHQKGIIYRDLKPENIMLNNHGHVKLTDFGLCKESIHDDTVTHTFCGTIEYMAPEILMRSGHNRAVDWWSLGALMYDMLTGAPPFTGENRKKTIDKILKCKLNLPPYLTQEARDLLKKLLKRNASSRLGAGPGDATEVQAHPFFRHINWEELLARKVEPPFKPFLQSADDVSQFDSKFTSQTPVDSPDDSTLSESANQVFLGFTYVAPSVLENVKEKFSFEPKVRSPRRFLGSPRTPVSPVKFAGADCWPRGPPLPVAPSLQSPTELAMEVSTVEQMDVTASAEASAPLPIRQPAGTNPGPFKKQAYPMISKRPEHLRMNL, translated from the exons ATGGCTGGCGTGTTCGACATCGACTTGGACCAGCCAGAGGAGAACGTCTCTGACGACGAGATTGAAGATGGG GCCCAGAACAGTGAGTTCATGGATCAGTGCAACAGTTTCGAATT TAACATGGATGGCTGTGAAAAATTCGAAATCTCAGAAGACAGTGTCAATAAAGGAACAGAGCAGATTCGACCAGAGTGTTTTGAACTGCTTCGGGTCTTGGGAAAAGGTGGATATGGCAAG GTGTTCCAAGTTAGAAAGGTGTCCGGAGCTACGTCAGGAAAAATATTTGCTATGAAAGTCCTTAAAAAG GCAATGATCGTCCGCAACGCGAAGGACACGGCACACACCAAAGCCGAGCGCAACATCTTGGAGGAGGTCAAGCATCCATTCATCGTCGATCTCATTTACGCCTTCCAGACCGGGGGCAAGCTGTACCTCATCCTGGAGTACCTCAGCG GGGGAGAGCTATTTATGCAACTAGAGAGAGAAGGGATTTTCATGGAGGACACGGCCTG CTTTTATCTAGCAGAGATCTCCATGGCTCTGGGACACTTGCATCAAAAAGGGATCATCTACAGGGACCTCAAACCGGAGAACATCATGCTTAACAACCATG GTCACGTGAAGCTGACCGATTTCGGCCTGTGTAAAGAATCGATCCACGATGACACAGTCACTCACACGTTCTGTGGTACCATAGAATATAT GGCCCCGGAGATCCTGATGAGAAGTGGCCACAACCGCGCCGTGGACTGGTGGAGTCTGGGAGCTCTGATGTACGATATGCTGACCGGCGCG CCACCCTTCACTGGCGAGAACCGGAAGAAAACCATAGATAAAATTCTGAAGTGCAAACTGAACCTTCCACCCTACCTCACACAAGAAGCCAGGGACCTTCTCAAAAAG CTGCTCAAAAGGAACGCCTCGTCACGCCTGGGGGCCGGACCAGGAGACGCCACTGAAGTGCAG GCTCATCCTTTCTTCCGACACATCAACTGGGAAGAGCTCCTCGCCCGCAAAGTGGAGCCTCCTTTCAAACCCTTCCTG CAATCCGCCGACGACGTGAGCCAGTTTGACTCCAAGTTCACGAGCCAGACGCCAGTGGATAGTCCGGACGATTCGACGCTCAGTGAGAGTGCCAATCAAGTCTTCCTG GGTTTTACGTACGTGGCTCCATCCGTGTTGGAGAATGTCAAGGAGAAATTCTCTTTCGAGCCAAAAGTTCGATCACCTCGACGGTTTCTGGGAAGCCCAAGAACACCAGTGAG CCCTGTGAAGTTTGCTGGTGCAGACTGCTGGCCCCGGGGCCCACCGCTGCCCGTGGCCCCATCCCTCCAGTCCCCCACAGAGCTGGCCATGGAGGTGTCCACAGTGGAGCAGATGGACGTGACGGCCAGTGCGGAGGCCTCGGCCCCCCTGCCTATCCGGCAGCCAGCTGGCACCAACCCAGGGCCTTTCAAGAAGCAGGCCTACCCCATGATCTCCAAGAGGCCTGAGCACCTGAGGATGAATCTTTGA